The DNA segment AGTATTCTTCCGTACGACGGCCTGGGCGGTAGCCAGGAATGAACGAACCGAAGTTCTTCAGATTCTCAGATACGTCCTTCGGATTGAAGGTAATTGCCGTCCAGAAGTAACAGAAGAAGTAAATCAACGCGATGTAACACGCCACATAGAGAAAGCTTTGCCCACGAGCAAAGACATCCGCCAGGTTATTAAAGATGGCCCAGTTGGTATAACGACCGGCAGCCTGGAAAACAAACTGCGGGAACAGGAGCAAGCTACTGGCAAAAATGATCGGCATCACGCCAGCTTGATTGATTCGCAGTGGTAGGAACTGTCGTGTACCGCCATAGACTCGGCGACCACGAACATGCTTGGCGCTCTGCATCGGAATCTTGCGTTGTCCTTGCATGATGAATACCACTCCGGTAATCACCCCGACGAACACAACCGTCAAGACAATAATATGTTCGATGCCAACTTCGCCGGTAGCAAAGTTTGTTAGCTCAGGCTTTGCGTTATAAAGCAACTCAAGCAGTGCCGGTGGCATTTGAGCGAGAATACCCGCCATGATCAAGAGACTGATGCCGTTACCGATGCCAAACTCGTCGATCTGCTCGCCAAGCCACATCAGGAAAACGGTGCCGCAAGTCATGATCGCCACGGCGACGACCGCCCAGCCCCAATAAAGGCTCTTATCGAGGTTGGCAGGATCACTTGACGTCCAGAACGCCTGGTTCACGATGCTGTTTCCATCCTCACCGACAGCAGCCATCGTGGCTAGATAGAAATAACTTTGTACTATACATAACGCCACGGTTGCGTAGCGGGTGTATTCATTAATCTTCTTCCGACCTGTCTCCCCCTCCTTCTGCAGCTCTTCCAACGGCTTCCAAACGGTGCCGAGAAGCTGAAAGATAATCGAGGCAGAGATATAGGGCATAATGCCCAAACCGAAGATGGTGACCTGATTAAGGGCACTTGCACTAAACACCGAAACTTGCTGAAGCAAGTCCGAGACCGTGCTGTTGCCTTGCTGCGCAAACATCTTTTGCAGCTCTAACTGGTCAATCATCGGCAGAGGAATCTGCGAGCCGATACGAAAGACGGCTAGCAGAAAGATTGTCAGCCCAATCTTCCGACGCAGTTCAGGAATCGTGAAGATGACGCGTACTTTTTCCAGCATGACAATCTAACCTGAGATGTGGCTAATCCGATTGAAGCCCTGCGAGAGGCCTGACATTGGGAGCAATTCGTAAGAACTGCAGGGATAGGAGAATGTACATCATTTTGCCTATCCCCTGCCAGACCAGCCAGCAGCAAGATGCACGGTGGTTTGCAACTAAGCCGCTACTTAGCTATTCTCTTGCTTCGCTTGTTCCTTCTTTTCCGCGACGGTCACGCGACGGACCACCGTGGTGCAGGTACCACCGGCCTTTTCGATCTTTTCCTTGGCCGAAGCACTGAAGCGGTGAGCTTCCACAGTCAACTTCTTGCCGAGATCGCCGTCGCCAAGGATCTTGACTTCGTCGAAACGACGCTTGCAAAGACCTTTAGCCTGGAGCGTTTCGGAATTGACTGTGTCACCATCGTTGAACAACTCGTTGAGGTCCTTGATGTTGACACAAGCAACCGTTACGGCCCACTTGTTGTTAAAACCGCGTTTAGGCACATGGCGTACGATGGGTGTCTGACCACCTTGGAAGGTAGCACGGTTCGACCAGCCAGCACGGCTGCGAGCACCCTTGTGACCACGCTGAGAAGTTTTACCCCAACCGCTACCGGTACCACGACCGATCCGTTGGCGACGCTTGTTCTTCTGAACGCCTGAATTGATTTCGTGCAAACTCATTAGACGGCCACTCCTCGCAGGCGTTGAATTTCATCCTTGGTTCGCAACTGTTCCAACGCGTTCATGGTGGCTTTCACCAGAACGACAGGATTGGTCGAACCGAAGCTTTTGGTAAGCACGTCATGAAGACCAGCTGCTTCACAGACAGCACGCACCGAGGCGCCAGCGATGATACCGGTACCTGGGTGAGCGGGAAGCATGATGACCTGGCCGGCACCAAAACGACCGATGACCTGGTGAGGAATGCTTCCCTCGATCACAGGAACTTGAATCATCTTACGTTCGGCTTGCTTAACGGCCTTTTGGACACTAGGCGGCACTTCGTTTGCTTTGCCATAGCCCCAACCAACGCGTCCCTTACCATCGCCGATGACGACCATCGCAGCAAAGCTGAAACGACGACCACCTTTGACCACGGCAGCACAGCGTTTGATCTTGACGACCTTTTCGACGAATCCGCCCTTGCCAGAATCTTTCGCCACAGTATTGGCTCTCCCGTTTGGATGTTGCTATCTCTTGCGGAGTTAGCAGTTCCCAACGCTGTTAGTACTTTTGTTCGATTTAGAAGTCCAAACCACCTTCGCGGGCCGCGGCGGCAAGTGCTGCCACTCGACCATTGTAACGAAAGTGGCCACGATCGAAGCACACCTGCTTCAATCCAGCTGCCAGGGCCTTTTCCGCGATCGCTTTACCAATGGTGGCAGCAGCTTCGCAGTTACCGGCGGATACATCACTACGCAGATCTTTGTCTCGCGAGGAGGCCGACACCAAGGTTCGACCTGCTTCGTCATCGATAATCTGGCAGTAAATGTGATTGTTACTGCGGAAAATCGTTAGCCGAGGGCGTTCTGCATTGCCGCGAGCCTTCCGACGGACGTGATTACTCCGACGCTTTCGCTGCTTCGCGATAAATTTTTGTTTGTTCACGACTCTATTAGCCTCGTAGGTGTCTGTGGCCAGCGCCCTGACACGTTGACTTCACCGAATGTGGATTGTTACTGACTACTTACCAGCGGCCTTACCAGGCTTCAACTTCACGCGTTCACCTTGGTATCGCACGCCCTTGCCTTTGTAAGGCTCTGGCTTGCGGACCGCTCGCACTTCGGCGGCGAACTGGCCAACACGTTGTTTGTCGATGCCTTTGACGACGATGTGCGTCTGGTCGGGGCATTTAACATCGAGATCCGTCGGGATCTTCTTGTGCACTTCGTTGGCAAAGCCCACACGGAGTTGCAGGACGTCACCGGCAATTGCAGCCAAGTAACCGACGCCGACCACTTCCAGTCGCTTTTCGTAACCTTGGTCGACACCAACAATCATGTTGGAGATCAAAGCACGAGTCAGGCCATGCATTGCTTTGGCCGAGCGGCTGTCGTTTTTGCGAGAGACAGTAACTTCCTTACCGTCTTCCGCCAATTCGATCGTGATATCGGGATCAGCAGTGTACGAAAGCTTGCCCAGAGGGCCTTCCACGTTAACGGTCTGACCATCTACCGAGACATTGACTTTCTCGGGGAGGGCAACCGGTTTTCTACCTAAACGGGACATTTTCTTAACCTTATCAAGGCAATGGGTCTCTACGAAGGAGACTGTCCTGCGAATGATTTGAGCGTAAAATGCTGAAGCGATGTGCTGTCGGGAAGCGTTGGCTTACCAAACTTCGCACAGAACTTCACCACCAACCTTTTTCTGGCGAGCTTCGCGATCACTAATCACCCCGGTTGAGGTGCTGATCACGGAGATGCCCATGCCGTTCAAAATTGGACGGAGGTCAGTCGACTTGGAGTAAATACGACGGCCAGGCTTGCTGACGCGTTTGATATTCTGAATCACACGTTCCCCACTAGGGCCGTATTTCAGTTCCAAACGGATCTGCTTAACCGGATGATCGTCGGTTTCCACCCAGTCCCAAATGTAGCCTTCACGTTTCAACACGTCGGCCAGGCCTCGTTTGACCTTGGACGTGGGCATTTCAACGTGTGGGTGCTCGACGCGAACCGCATTGCGAATGCGGGTCAACATGTCGGCGATAGGGTCGGTCATCATGATACTTGGGGTCCCCTTACCAACTCGCCTTGCGTAAACCTGGAATCAGCCCTCGATCCGCCAAGTTGCGAATGCAAATACGGCAGACACCGAACTTCCGATACACGGCACGCGGCCGTCCGCACATACTGCAGCGACGCTCACGCCGAGACGAAAATTTCGGCTCGCGATTGGCCTTGGCGATTTTTGACTTGCTTGCCACGAGGATTTCCTACCTGGAAAACGAATCGACTGGGTAACAAACGTTATATATCTTTCCGCGTTCAGCGAAATTGCTTAGGCGGTCTTCTTCTTATTCGGTTCATCTCGCTGGAACGGCATGCCTAACATGGCAAGCAGTTCACGAGCTTCATCATCGGTGGCGCCACTGGTGACAAACGTGATGTCCATCCCTTGCTGACGGGTGTACTTATCCGGATTCAATTCCGGAAACACCATCTGCTCGGTCAAGCCCATCGTGTAATTACCGTTGCCATCAAAGCTCTTGCGATTCACACCACGAAAGTCGCGAACCTGTGGCAAAGCCAGCGAGACCAAACGGTCCAGGAACTCGTACATTCGTTGGCGACGCAAGGTCACCTTGACACCGATTGGCATGCCTTCGCGAAGCTTAAAAGCAGCAACGCTCTTGCGTGCCCGACAAATCTGGGGTCGCTGACCGGTAAACTCGGACATTGCTTCCGCAGCTTCATCAACATGCTTCTTTTCGGTGACGGCAGTACCGACACCCATGTTCACGACGATCTTACGCAGACGCGGCAGATTCATCGGGTTCTTACGACCTAGCTTTTCGGCCAGCGCCGGAAGCACTTC comes from the Bremerella cremea genome and includes:
- the rplF gene encoding 50S ribosomal protein L6, yielding MSRLGRKPVALPEKVNVSVDGQTVNVEGPLGKLSYTADPDITIELAEDGKEVTVSRKNDSRSAKAMHGLTRALISNMIVGVDQGYEKRLEVVGVGYLAAIAGDVLQLRVGFANEVHKKIPTDLDVKCPDQTHIVVKGIDKQRVGQFAAEVRAVRKPEPYKGKGVRYQGERVKLKPGKAAGK
- the rplR gene encoding 50S ribosomal protein L18, which produces MNKQKFIAKQRKRRSNHVRRKARGNAERPRLTIFRSNNHIYCQIIDDEAGRTLVSASSRDKDLRSDVSAGNCEAAATIGKAIAEKALAAGLKQVCFDRGHFRYNGRVAALAAAAREGGLDF
- the rplO gene encoding 50S ribosomal protein L15 yields the protein MSLHEINSGVQKNKRRQRIGRGTGSGWGKTSQRGHKGARSRAGWSNRATFQGGQTPIVRHVPKRGFNNKWAVTVACVNIKDLNELFNDGDTVNSETLQAKGLCKRRFDEVKILGDGDLGKKLTVEAHRFSASAKEKIEKAGGTCTTVVRRVTVAEKKEQAKQENS
- the rpsE gene encoding 30S ribosomal protein S5, whose amino-acid sequence is MAKDSGKGGFVEKVVKIKRCAAVVKGGRRFSFAAMVVIGDGKGRVGWGYGKANEVPPSVQKAVKQAERKMIQVPVIEGSIPHQVIGRFGAGQVIMLPAHPGTGIIAGASVRAVCEAAGLHDVLTKSFGSTNPVVLVKATMNALEQLRTKDEIQRLRGVAV
- the secY gene encoding preprotein translocase subunit SecY, with product MLEKVRVIFTIPELRRKIGLTIFLLAVFRIGSQIPLPMIDQLELQKMFAQQGNSTVSDLLQQVSVFSASALNQVTIFGLGIMPYISASIIFQLLGTVWKPLEELQKEGETGRKKINEYTRYATVALCIVQSYFYLATMAAVGEDGNSIVNQAFWTSSDPANLDKSLYWGWAVVAVAIMTCGTVFLMWLGEQIDEFGIGNGISLLIMAGILAQMPPALLELLYNAKPELTNFATGEVGIEHIIVLTVVFVGVITGVVFIMQGQRKIPMQSAKHVRGRRVYGGTRQFLPLRINQAGVMPIIFASSLLLFPQFVFQAAGRYTNWAIFNNLADVFARGQSFLYVACYIALIYFFCYFWTAITFNPKDVSENLKNFGSFIPGYRPGRRTEEYLEKVMVRITYVGAGFLALVAIIPTIVSAWLGVSPQVASFYGGTGLLIAVSVAFDLVQKIDSHLVMRNYKGLIEG
- the rplE gene encoding 50S ribosomal protein L5 produces the protein MSKPRLQEQYENEVLPALAEKLGRKNPMNLPRLRKIVVNMGVGTAVTEKKHVDEAAEAMSEFTGQRPQICRARKSVAAFKLREGMPIGVKVTLRRQRMYEFLDRLVSLALPQVRDFRGVNRKSFDGNGNYTMGLTEQMVFPELNPDKYTRQQGMDITFVTSGATDDEARELLAMLGMPFQRDEPNKKKTA
- the rpsH gene encoding 30S ribosomal protein S8, producing MMTDPIADMLTRIRNAVRVEHPHVEMPTSKVKRGLADVLKREGYIWDWVETDDHPVKQIRLELKYGPSGERVIQNIKRVSKPGRRIYSKSTDLRPILNGMGISVISTSTGVISDREARQKKVGGEVLCEVW
- a CDS encoding type Z 30S ribosomal protein S14, whose translation is MASKSKIAKANREPKFSSRRERRCSMCGRPRAVYRKFGVCRICIRNLADRGLIPGLRKASW